One stretch of Hypomesus transpacificus isolate Combined female unplaced genomic scaffold, fHypTra1 scaffold_170, whole genome shotgun sequence DNA includes these proteins:
- the gal3st3 gene encoding galactose-3-O-sulfotransferase 3 isoform X1, protein MDTYSCSDYSDSDCSVFPVNVGVPACPAEGEITQQTAQRDREKPPVRYTEMSQKKIFLVFVAISTVSFLLHHGGSWTMEAFHLGCPALCSHSSSSSGLKPKHTNILFLKTHKTASSTMQNLLFRFAERNKLTVGLPILACGHQFCYPRAFSDQFVHLRNLTPNIITNHMRFNRAELRRLMPNNTVYVTILREPSSMFESLFSYFNQHCQSFKRVPNGSLEAFLEDPWRYYRPDEKYSMYARNTLTFDLGGDKDRPSTDEVYARAFVAEVERVFSLVMIAEHFEESLVLLRHLLSWDLEDVLYLNHNMRTSASKDNVTNGLPTKIRAWNHLDARLYDHFNASLWRQLAVLGPACVAREVRLLRRAQERVIRSCFGGGLPQQRTAVQIKNKDLRPWKPSSKVDIVGYDLPVNVSRGGSGGGGGEAASELCLRLIMPEVQYTRVLQRSQVLR, encoded by the exons ATGGACACATACAGTTGTTCTgattattctgattctgattgttcTGTATTTCCCGTGAATGTTGGTGTACCAGCATGTCCAGCAGAGGGCGAAATTACACAACAAACAGCACAACGTGACAGGGAGAAAC CTCCAGTGAGGTACACAGAGATGTCTCAGAAGAAGATATTCCTGGTCTTTGTGGCAATCAGCACAGTCAGCTTCCTGCTCCACCATGGGGGcagctg gacgATGGAGGCCTTCCACCTGGGCTGTCCCGCCCTGtgctcccactcctcctcctcctcgggccTCAAACCCAAACACACCAACATCCTGTTCCTGAAGACCCACAAGACGGCCAGCAGCACCATGCAGAACCTGCTGTTTCGCTTCGCCGAGCGCAACAAGCTCACCGTGGGCCTGCCCATTTTGGCGTGCGGCCACCAGTTCTGCTACCCACGCGCCTTCAGCGACCAATTTGTCCACCTGCGCAACCTCACGCCTAACATCATCACCAATCACATGCGCTTCAACCGGGCCGAGTTACGACGCCTGATGCCCAACAACACCGTCTACGTGACCATACTGAGGGAGCCCAGCTCCATGTTCGAGTCCCTGTTCAGCTACTTCAACCAGCACTGTCAGAGCTTCAAACGGGTTCCCAACGGCTCTCTAGAGGCTTTCCTGGAGGATCCGTGGAGGTACTACCGCCCCGATGAGAAATACTCCATGTACGCCCGGAAcaccctgacctttgaccttggcGGGGACAAGGACCGTCCATCGACGGACGAGGTGTACGCCCGGGCGTTCGTGGCGGAGGTGGAGCGCGTCTTCTCGCTGGTGATGATCGCCGAGCACTTTGAGGAGTCGCTGGTCCTCCTCCGCCACCTGCTGTCCTGGGACCTGGAGGACGTGCTCTACCTCAACCACAACATGCGCACGTCGGCCTCCAAGGACAACGTCACCAACGGCCTCCCCACCAAAATCCGCGCCTGGAACCACCTGGACGCGCGCCTCTACGACCACTTCAACGCCTCGCTGTGGCGGCAGCTGGCGGTGCTGGGGCCGGCGTGCGTGGCGAGGGAGGTGCGGCTCTTGCGGCGGGCGCAGGAGCGGGTGATCCGGAGCTGCTTTGGGGGCGGGCTCCCGCAGCAACGCACCGCCGTCCAGATCAAAAACAAAGACCTGCGTCCGTGGAAACCCAGCTCCAAGGTGGACATCGTGGGCTACGACCTCCCCGTGAACGTTAGCCGGGGCGGCAGCGGCGGCGGGGGTGGCGAGGCGGCTAGCGAGCTGTGTCTCAGGCTCATCATGCCCGAGGTGCAGTACACGCGTGTGTTGCAACGCTCTCAGGTGCTGCGGTGA
- the myadma gene encoding myeloid-associated differentiation marker homolog, with product MPLVLLPSSQLLWVRVAALVFSCVAFSVSAHGAMLPHGGMADWCIFCWAFSFAGTLLVLLVEQFGLQARTPVSWTNFPITLACYAALLCLSASVIYPLYFLQGGSWRGEPRDCRIAATVFSCLATVAYLGEVSLARARPGEVAGYMATAPGLLKVCQTSVACLIFILVSDPVAYDGHAALKWCMAVYCICFILSAAVVVLCVGECTGCLPFPFAKFLSAYGLLAVVMYLTATIIWPVFQFDKRYHGSGRQQPRLVAVAVLTALNFLLYVADLAYSARLVFVSV from the coding sequence ATGCCGCTGGTGCTGCTGCCCTCCTCCCAGCTGCTGTGGGTCCGTGTGGCTGCCCTGGTTTTCTCCTGCGTGGCCTTCAGCGTCTCCGCCCACGGAGCCATGCTCCCCCACGGCGGCATGGCCGACTGGTGCATCTTCTGCTGGGCCTTTAGCTTCGCCGGCACCCTGCTGGTTCTCCTGGTGGAGCAGTTTGGCCTCCAGGCTCGCACCCCAGTCTCCTGGACCAACTTCCCCATCACCCTAGCCTGCTACGCGGCCTTGCTCTGCCTCTCCGCCTCCGTCATCTACCCCCTCTACTTCCTCCAGGGAGGGAGCTGGCGCGGGGAGCCGCGCGACTGCCGCATCGCCGCCACagtcttctcctgcctggcgaCTGTGGCCTACCTGGGCGAGGTGAGCCTGGCGCGGGCGCGGCCAGGCGAGGTGGCGGGCTACATGGCCACGGCCCCGGGCCTCCTCAAAGTGTGCCAGACGTCTGTGGCGTGCCTGATCTTCATCCTGGTCAGCGACCCCGTGGCTTACGACGGCCACGCCGCCCTCAAGTGGTGCATGGCGGTCTACTGCATCTGCTTCATCCTGTCTGCCGCCGTGGTGGTGCTCTGCGTCGGCGAGTGCACCGGCTGCCTCCCGTTCCCCTTCGCCAAATTCCTGTCTGCCTACGGCCTGCTGGCGGTGGTCATGTACCTGACGGCCACCATCATCTGGCCCGTCTTTCAGTTCGACAAGCGTTACCATGGCAGCGGCCGCCAGCAGCCTCGGCTGGTTGCCGTGGCGGTGCTCACTGCCCTCAACTTCCTGCTGTACGTGGCGGACTTGGCTTACTCTGCTAGGCTggtgtttgtcagtgtgtga
- the gal3st3 gene encoding galactose-3-O-sulfotransferase 3 isoform X2, which yields MSQKKIFLVFVAISTVSFLLHHGGSWTMEAFHLGCPALCSHSSSSSGLKPKHTNILFLKTHKTASSTMQNLLFRFAERNKLTVGLPILACGHQFCYPRAFSDQFVHLRNLTPNIITNHMRFNRAELRRLMPNNTVYVTILREPSSMFESLFSYFNQHCQSFKRVPNGSLEAFLEDPWRYYRPDEKYSMYARNTLTFDLGGDKDRPSTDEVYARAFVAEVERVFSLVMIAEHFEESLVLLRHLLSWDLEDVLYLNHNMRTSASKDNVTNGLPTKIRAWNHLDARLYDHFNASLWRQLAVLGPACVAREVRLLRRAQERVIRSCFGGGLPQQRTAVQIKNKDLRPWKPSSKVDIVGYDLPVNVSRGGSGGGGGEAASELCLRLIMPEVQYTRVLQRSQVLR from the exons ATGTCTCAGAAGAAGATATTCCTGGTCTTTGTGGCAATCAGCACAGTCAGCTTCCTGCTCCACCATGGGGGcagctg gacgATGGAGGCCTTCCACCTGGGCTGTCCCGCCCTGtgctcccactcctcctcctcctcgggccTCAAACCCAAACACACCAACATCCTGTTCCTGAAGACCCACAAGACGGCCAGCAGCACCATGCAGAACCTGCTGTTTCGCTTCGCCGAGCGCAACAAGCTCACCGTGGGCCTGCCCATTTTGGCGTGCGGCCACCAGTTCTGCTACCCACGCGCCTTCAGCGACCAATTTGTCCACCTGCGCAACCTCACGCCTAACATCATCACCAATCACATGCGCTTCAACCGGGCCGAGTTACGACGCCTGATGCCCAACAACACCGTCTACGTGACCATACTGAGGGAGCCCAGCTCCATGTTCGAGTCCCTGTTCAGCTACTTCAACCAGCACTGTCAGAGCTTCAAACGGGTTCCCAACGGCTCTCTAGAGGCTTTCCTGGAGGATCCGTGGAGGTACTACCGCCCCGATGAGAAATACTCCATGTACGCCCGGAAcaccctgacctttgaccttggcGGGGACAAGGACCGTCCATCGACGGACGAGGTGTACGCCCGGGCGTTCGTGGCGGAGGTGGAGCGCGTCTTCTCGCTGGTGATGATCGCCGAGCACTTTGAGGAGTCGCTGGTCCTCCTCCGCCACCTGCTGTCCTGGGACCTGGAGGACGTGCTCTACCTCAACCACAACATGCGCACGTCGGCCTCCAAGGACAACGTCACCAACGGCCTCCCCACCAAAATCCGCGCCTGGAACCACCTGGACGCGCGCCTCTACGACCACTTCAACGCCTCGCTGTGGCGGCAGCTGGCGGTGCTGGGGCCGGCGTGCGTGGCGAGGGAGGTGCGGCTCTTGCGGCGGGCGCAGGAGCGGGTGATCCGGAGCTGCTTTGGGGGCGGGCTCCCGCAGCAACGCACCGCCGTCCAGATCAAAAACAAAGACCTGCGTCCGTGGAAACCCAGCTCCAAGGTGGACATCGTGGGCTACGACCTCCCCGTGAACGTTAGCCGGGGCGGCAGCGGCGGCGGGGGTGGCGAGGCGGCTAGCGAGCTGTGTCTCAGGCTCATCATGCCCGAGGTGCAGTACACGCGTGTGTTGCAACGCTCTCAGGTGCTGCGGTGA
- the LOC124489064 gene encoding GTPase IMAP family member 7-like: protein MAVYCICFILSAAVVVLCVGECSRDRTIVLLGKTGAGKSSTGNTIFGGEEVFHTSSSSNSLTEKCKPESRIVEGRHVTLIDTPGFFDTRISDDEQRKEIINCMTESAGGVHAFLIVLKVEKFTVHEKEIITKIQQSFSNEAFKYATVLFTHGYQLKGKPLQDYVLENKEVSQLVKKCGGRCHVIDNEHWNQGQQDRKSINQFQVSELLKTIDQMVEQNGGGSYTNEILQAVQEELQAEMMLVREESGGKLSDEEIHRQIKKTVKTKLSVRLAGIATGVLVGGVFGVTTAALLPLYIITVVAKELRSTAKEIGSTAEAFQAIGFVVEGGGTAASGGGTEAAAGTWLSTAAKGILSPAKYMVGTGAVLGGLGGGMIGADAAEGAETAGEAAVAAATAVYDKSTAALGKVKDWVQEYNKEKSL from the exons ATGGCGGTCTACTGCATCTGCTTCATCCTGTCTGCCGCCGTGGTGGTGCTCTGCGTCGGCGAGT GTTCCAGAGACAGGACGATTGTTCTGCTGGGAAAAACTGGTGCTGGAAAGAGCAGCACAGGAAACACCATATTTGGTGGGGAGGAAGTGTTCCATACATCCAGTTCCTCTAACTCCTTAACAGAGAAATGTAAACCTGAGTCCAGGATCGTAGAGGGAAGACATGTCACTTTGATCGACACACCAGGTTTTTTTGACACCAGGATCTCTGACGATGAGCAGAGGAAAGAAATAATTAATTGTATGACAGAGTCTGCCGGAGGTGTTCATGCATTTCTAATTGTGCTCAAAGTGGAGAAATTTACTGTTCATGAGAAAGAAATCATTACAAAAATCCAACAATCGTTTTCAAATGAAGCTTTCAAATATGCTACAGTCCTTTTCACTCATGGATATCAACTCAAAGGTAAACCCCTCCAGGATTATGTGCTAGAGAACAAAGAGGTGAGTCAACTGGTGAAGAAGTGTGGAGGCCGCTGTCATGTTATCGACAATGAGCACTGGAACCAGGGTCAGCAGGACAGGAAGAGCATCAACCAGTTCCAGGTGTCAGAGCTACTGAAGACCATCGACCAGATGGTGGAGCAGAACGGAGGAGGCAGCTACACTAATGAGATACTCCAGGCAGTGCAGGAGGAACTACAAGCAGAGATGATGTTAGTAAGAGAGGAGTCAGGGGGTAAACTGTCTGATGAGGAGATTCACAGACAGATTAAGAAAACAGTGAAGACCAAGTTATCTGTCAGATTGGCTGGCATAGCAACAGGAGTCTTGGTGGGAGGTGTGTTTGGAGTTACAACAGCAGCACTTTTACCCTTGTATATAATAACAGTAGTCGCTAAAGAATTAAGATCAACTGCAAAAGAGATAGGATCAACAGCAGAAGCTTTTCAAGCAATAGGATTCGTAGtagaaggaggaggaacagcagcatcaggaggaggaacagaagcAGCAGCAGGAACATGGTTGAGTACAGCAGCGAAAGGTATATTATCTCCAGCGAAATATATGGTAGGAACAGGAGCAGTACTAGGAGGATTAGGAGGAGGGATGATTGGGGCTGATGCAGCTGAGGGAGCAGAAACAGCAGGAgaagcagcagtagcagcagctaCAGCAGTCTATGACAAATCTACGGCTGCTTTGGGTAAAGTGAAGGATTGGGTACAGGAGTACAATAAAGAGAAATCTTTATGA